The sequence ACGATGCAATTGTGTTATCACAAGAAACAATTGATAATATCACAAACAATCAAAAACAAAAGTTAAGTAATAATAATAATAATAATAATAATAATAATGAATTGTTACCAAGTGATTTTTTTACTGTGCCAACTATTATTAATAGCCAAAAAAATGATAATATCAATCGTCACTTAATTGATTTAAAGAGAAATATGGTAATCATGAATCAAAGACATTATCTTGATACTAATAAAACACGAAGACTTATTGTTATTTTTGGCTTAGTATTTTTATTAATTTTTGCTAGTTTTTCTGGTTTTTTAGGATGATATTTTTTACATACTACTCCAAATATTTCTAATCCATTACCTGAACAAATCCCAAGTCGTATTAATTTAGAACAGCATTTGCAAGAAAATCAATTAGCAGTGATTGAAGATAATCGTGAACAAACTATTTTAACAGCAGCTAAAGTTAAGAATAAAAATTTGGTGGTTGAAGATTTATTAGTAAAAGAAATTAGTGAAGATCGAGCAACAATTTATGTAAAATCTTCAAGTAGTATTTATAGTTTTAGTTCAACTGTGATTGTTCATTTTGCTGCTCAAAAACTTACACTTAGTACACATATTAAAATTTCAAATTTTACAACGCCAGTTGAAGATTTAAATAAAGAAATTATGTTAGAAAAGATTAAAGCCGAAAACTCATTATTATCAAAAGAAAAAGTAGAAATTAATGCAGTTTCAAATATTGGTACTGGGGGGACTCTTTTAGAAGCAGTTTTAGCTGCTAAGGCTAATAATGGTTATTATCTTGAGGATGAAGAACTAAAAATATATTTTAGTACGACAGGGATAAAACAAATTTCCGATGATTTAGAAAAAATTAATATTGGTGATCTGTTAGAAAGAGAAGAGGAACTAATTATCAAAGCTGTTTTTGCCGCAAATCCAAATTTGATTCAAGAAGAAGTTATGATTTTGGCAGATTCAATTACAGCAACCCAAGCAATTGTAGTAGCAAAAGAAGATAGCGTTTTTTATGTTCCAAATAGTCAGCAAATTGTTCATTACAGAATTTTTAATGCCAGCATTGGAACAGAGCAAGTATTAGTAAACAGTGAATTTAATGGCCAAGGAATTTTACCAACTAAAATAATAATGACATCTGATAATAAAATTATTTTTGGGACTAGTGAGGGAATTTACGAATTAGATTCAGAAGGGAAAATTATTAAAAAACTATCAGATCTTTGAGTTAATATGATGTTACAAATTACTGAAAATGAATTTTTGGTTTTTGATGATAAAAGTATCTTACATAAAGTATTTTTAGATGGAAAACCATCGGAACATTTAACTAACGATGAGCAATTTAACGATGAAATTACAAGTTTAATTAAATTGCAAGATGAAAGATTATGAGCAGTTGGAAAGCATAATCAAATATATCAATTAAATCAATCAAATTGGAATGATGTTACCAAAATTGATACTGGGATTACTAGTACAAAATGAAACTCGGTACTATTTCAATTGGAGAATGGAACTATTTTATTCTCAACTTATATTGATAACGATACTAAAATTTTTGAATTAGATTTAGATGGAAACATTGTTAAAACAATATTAGACAAATCAATTCCCGTTATTACAGAGTTTATTTATTTTTCCGAAGATAAATTCATTGCTTTAGGATTTGAATCACAATTATTACATTTAAATGCTGATGGATCTTTTAAAGAGTTAGCTGACATTAAGGAAGATTTTTATACTTGTGGCATTAAGTTAAATAATGGTAAAATTTGAGCTGCTTCTGTTACTGGAACAATTTGAGAATTAAATAGTAATTAATTCTTATAAATCAAAATAAAATTTAAGAAAAATTAATTAATTTATTATTTTAAAACTTTTAATTAATTTTTAAAATAATTGCTAAAAAAATTATATAATTATATTATATAGATTAAGATATAAAGGGGATTTAAGAATGGCAGCTATCAAAGAAAAGCAAAAAATGACAAAAGAAATGTTTGATAAAATTCAAAGAGCAAAATGATTGGAAATTAAAAATGATGCAATTGCTAAGGCAACACCAGCAATGTTAATTTCAATTAATCGTAAAACAGGGGTAGTTGAAAGTAAAAATTTTAAAGATTATCGTGAAAAAGATGGTTCAGCAGCTTCAGGGATTTTTCGAGCAGAAGATTTAATTGCCGATCGTTTAGGAAAAAAACCAAGTAGTGTAAAAAAAACTAGTACGGTAAAAAAATCAAATACTATTCCAGCGCAAGTAGTTTCAAAGGCTAAACCAGCCAAAAAAGTAACTGCTAAAAAACAAAAAAACTAAGTAATTAGCAAAAAACTTAATTTCTAAAATTAGAGAGAAGGAAAAAAATGAAATCATTTGGTAAATGAGGGATTTCAATTATTTGGACAATTCCAATTATAATTTTAATTTTATGTTTAACCTTTTTAGCACTCCCATATTCGGGATACTATTGAGATAATAATAGTGATTTACCAACTAATATTAATCAAATTCATACTTTTAGTGGTAATGGTTTTCAATTAATTCAACAGTTAGGCTTTCCAACTGTTTTAAAATTAGCAAATACTGGAACTTTTGCTTGAGGATATAATGCAACATTTATTTTTGAAGGTAAAACTTATAATATTTTAGAATGAGCACAAAGTTATTCAAATGAAGCTGGTGTAATTGACTGATTAAACATGGAATTAACAACAGGGTTAAACTTTGCCGCTTTAGTTGGGGGATTATTAACAGGAATTATTGTTGCTGTCCCAGTTTTATCTCTGATTGCGAGTTGAGTAACAGTTAAGTTATATCGGGCAATGATTTGTCAGTATTCAATTGAGTATATTGATGCAAAGAATAGTTTACAAAAAGCCAATAAAGGAAGCAAAAAAGAAATTAGGAAAGCTAAAAAAGCCTTTAAAAAAGGAATTAGTAATAAAGACAAATTACTAGATGTTGAAAAATATTGGGCAGAAATAATTATTGAACGAAATAATGTTTTTATTAAAGAAAAAGCCTTTTATGAAGAACAATATAAAGCTAGTAAACTTTTATTGAAAAGAAAAAAATAAAAAATGAAATTAACCTAATTTCATTTTTTATTTGCTATAATTTTTAATATATCAGAAATTGAGGAAGAAAATAATGGGGCAATTTAGTAGTTTCGGATTAAAAAAATTTTTAAATGATGGATTAGTTGATCTAAAATTTTCAGAACCAACTTTAGTGCAAGAACAAGTAATCCCATTATTACAGAAACATCAAAATGTTATTTGTTTAGCTAATACTGGTACTGGAAAAAGTCATGCTTTTATTTTGCCAATATTAAATAATTTAGATTATCAGCTAAATCGGATTCAAAGTGTTATTGTAACGCCAACTCGAGAATTAGCTAAACAAATTTATGAAAATATTCGTTTTTTTAAAACATACCAACCAGAATTACAAGTTGGTTGTTTTATTGGAGGGGAAGATATTAAGCGGCAAGTTGAGCAGTTACAAAAATCTCAACCACAAATTATTGTGGTAACCCCAACACGGTTAAAAGATCTTTTTCTAGCAGATGCGTTAAACTTTGGAAAACTATCATCATTTATTATTGATGAATGTGACATGATTTTTGATTTAGGGTTTATTGATGATGTTGATTATATTTTAAGTAAAGTAAATAATGATGTTAAAGTTTCTGTTTTTTCCGCAACAATTGCTGAAGCATTAAAACCATTTTTATTAAAATATTTAAAAAATCCCCATTTTATTGATGTAAATAAATCAACGGTAACTAACCAAAATATTGAACATGTTTTAATTCCGACAAAACATCAAGATCGTGGGAAGGTCTTGTTAAAAGTTTTAGCCACAATTAATCCATATTTATGTATAATTTTTGTTAATCGCCGTGAAGAAATTCCTGGTTATTTTGATTTACTCCGTGAAAATGGTTATTCAGTTTGTCAATTACATGCTGGGTTAGAACCACGCTTACGAACACAAATGGTTAAACGAATTAAAAATCTGGAATTTAAATATGTTATTGCAACCGATGTTGCAGCACGGGGAATTGATTTAGATGGGGTTAGCCATGTTATTTCAATTGATTTACCAAATAATCTAGAATACTATATTCACCGTAGTGGTCGAACTGGACGGGGGCAGTATACTGGTAAAAGTTATGTCTTATACGATACGAAAAACTTAAATTTAGTTAAACAATTAGAACAGTGAGGGATCACTTTTGAATATCAAAAATGAAATAGTAGTAATGAATTAGTAACTATTAACCTTGAACCAGTTCGGAAAAAATATCAACCACAAACAACAACAAATGAAGTTAATAAAATTATTAATCGCTATAAAACAAAAAATAATAACAAAAAAGTTAAACCAGGTTATAAGAAAAAACGTAAAGAAGAAATTGATAATTTAACTAAACAAATCCGCCGGGAACATATTAAAAACTCAATTAAAAAAATAAAAAAAGAAAAGGCCAAAGAACGGGGCAAAAAATTATTTGATAAAGATTAGAAAAACAGATACAATCATTTTGAGTGTTAATAAAATTAGCACATAGTAAAACTATTTTTAAACTATTTTATGAAATATTATTAATTATTAATAATTAATAATTAAAAAAGAGAGGAAATCAAAATGAATCATTCAGTTTTAAAGAACAAAAATCAAAAAACATCGAAGTTCCAAGAAAAACTTAAGAATGCTTTTTCATTAAAAATTTTTCGTTATAGTTTAATTAAAATGTTAAAGTCACCGTCAACCTATGTCCTTTTAGCAATTACAATGGTTACAAATGCCATTTTAGTTTTAGCCTTTACGGGTTTTTCAAATTCTGGTAGTAATTTAAATAATGCTATAAACGAACAATTAACATTTTATTTGTGGATTTTCTTTATTTTTTATTTTTCTTTTACAGCAATGTATATAGGTTTTAAATCGGTCCAAATTATTCGGGACGAATTAGATGATGGAACATTATTAATTATGGCGTCTTTACCAATTACTCGCTTTAAAATGATTTTTGAAAAATGATTATCATTACAATTAATTTGTTTAGGTTATGCAATTATTGTATTATTTATTCCACCTTTATTTGGTTATGTTACTGGTGAATTAGGGCAGTTATTAACTAATGCGATATATAGTGCTTTACCATATATGTTTTTAACAGCAATTATTATCCAATTTTTATTATCAAGTGTTGCTATTTTATTATCGTTAATAATTGGTAGCAAAGGGGTAATTGGAATTCTTTTTATCCTAGGATTTTTATCATTAATTGGTGCCTTGGGGCCTTTTATTTATAATGTTTCAAATAACAGTAATCCAAGTTCAATTTTTTTATCATTTACATCTGATTCTGCTAAAAAGAAAATTTCATTAAATAGCACAAACAAAAATGTCTTTAAAAATATGACAGATATTCGGGGTTGAGATATTTGAAACCTTAACAGTGACGGTTTAACACTTAAAAATTCTAGTAATTGAGGAAACTTTTCCTTAAAATATGATTTAACCAATATTAATAAGGAAGCTCAGAAAATTATTGCTGAAAAACCTAATGTTTCATCGGAAGGATATCGAACATATATTTTAACTAATGCTAGTACTTATCCTTTAATGAATAATCTTGTTAGCGATCATGAATTAACAATAGATAACGTTAGTTTACCAAAATACAGTGGGGGTCAAAATTTTACAATATTAGAAAATGATAATTTGGGAATCAATTTATTATCTAATTTTTATGAAAATGTTAAAACTAAAAAACCAGTTACTTTATCATGAAAAAATAATGTTGTTGGTGATTTAGGAATTAAAAATTTTGATACAACTAATATTACAACCCCAGAAGACAAAGCAATTCTACAACTAATGAATGAGTGATATCAAAAGGAACTTTTTACTCCAAACTCAAAAAATTATTCTGTCAAAAGATTAATTGACTTATATGATATATCAAAACAAATTACAGGGACAACTTTCGGTAATTTATTTGACTTAGTATCTAGTTCTTTAAACCCACCATATGAAAGTAACAATTCAAAAGGATTATATTTTAATGATTTATCATTAAATACAATTCATTATTTTACTAATAATCTAATATCAGAAATTTTAAGACCAATCCAAAGTTTTGGTAAAACCAATAATGATATTGACAATGTTAATAAGGCAATTGACAAAATCAAAAAACAAGAATTAAGTTATCGTTTAATGGGATACTTAAACATTTGGCAACAATGAATGGTAATGTGAACAGGAAACAAAGGAACTAATGGGTTTTTGCCAATGTTACCATTAAATAATTTTTTAACTTCACAATTATACCCAGTAAAATATCAATCTGGTAGTGATATTTTTACAACTTATTCTATTGGTGCTAATTTTGCTGCTCCAGTTGAAATTGTCAATTTACCAGTAATGATTTCCGTTTATACCATTTTTAGTCTTGGTATAGCTGCCTTATCAGTATGATCAATTACTAGAAAGGATTTTGTTTAATGATGAAAGCGCTATTTAAAAAAAAGGTTAATAATATTAACCCTAATCCAGAATTAGCAATTGAAATTAAAAATTTTACCAAAAAATTTAAAAAATTTACCGCAGTTGATAACATTAATATTAGCGTTAAAAAAGGTAAAATTCATGGGTTTATTGGTCCTAATGGTAGTGGTAAAACAACC is a genomic window of Spiroplasma syrphidicola EA-1 containing:
- a CDS encoding ligand-binding sensor domain-containing protein, producing MKNKMQGFYEKMCAKCQARFKQLILYIRKNLPELLKELQLFKCVIDKERKIGDDKGITPLALINCQNDSYVFLWKNNLFTNTVPKLPITNDAIVLSQETIDNITNNQKQKLSNNNNNNNNNNELLPSDFFTVPTIINSQKNDNINRHLIDLKRNMVIMNQRHYLDTNKTRRLIVIFGLVFLLIFASFSGFLGWYFLHTTPNISNPLPEQIPSRINLEQHLQENQLAVIEDNREQTILTAAKVKNKNLVVEDLLVKEISEDRATIYVKSSSSIYSFSSTVIVHFAAQKLTLSTHIKISNFTTPVEDLNKEIMLEKIKAENSLLSKEKVEINAVSNIGTGGTLLEAVLAAKANNGYYLEDEELKIYFSTTGIKQISDDLEKINIGDLLEREEELIIKAVFAANPNLIQEEVMILADSITATQAIVVAKEDSVFYVPNSQQIVHYRIFNASIGTEQVLVNSEFNGQGILPTKIIMTSDNKIIFGTSEGIYELDSEGKIIKKLSDLWVNMMLQITENEFLVFDDKSILHKVFLDGKPSEHLTNDEQFNDEITSLIKLQDERLWAVGKHNQIYQLNQSNWNDVTKIDTGITSTKWNSVLFQLENGTILFSTYIDNDTKIFELDLDGNIVKTILDKSIPVITEFIYFSEDKFIALGFESQLLHLNADGSFKELADIKEDFYTCGIKLNNGKIWAASVTGTIWELNSN
- a CDS encoding DEAD/DEAH box helicase, producing MGQFSSFGLKKFLNDGLVDLKFSEPTLVQEQVIPLLQKHQNVICLANTGTGKSHAFILPILNNLDYQLNRIQSVIVTPTRELAKQIYENIRFFKTYQPELQVGCFIGGEDIKRQVEQLQKSQPQIIVVTPTRLKDLFLADALNFGKLSSFIIDECDMIFDLGFIDDVDYILSKVNNDVKVSVFSATIAEALKPFLLKYLKNPHFIDVNKSTVTNQNIEHVLIPTKHQDRGKVLLKVLATINPYLCIIFVNRREEIPGYFDLLRENGYSVCQLHAGLEPRLRTQMVKRIKNLEFKYVIATDVAARGIDLDGVSHVISIDLPNNLEYYIHRSGRTGRGQYTGKSYVLYDTKNLNLVKQLEQWGITFEYQKWNSSNELVTINLEPVRKKYQPQTTTNEVNKIINRYKTKNNNKKVKPGYKKKRKEEIDNLTKQIRREHIKNSIKKIKKEKAKERGKKLFDKD
- a CDS encoding ABC transporter permease, translating into MNHSVLKNKNQKTSKFQEKLKNAFSLKIFRYSLIKMLKSPSTYVLLAITMVTNAILVLAFTGFSNSGSNLNNAINEQLTFYLWIFFIFYFSFTAMYIGFKSVQIIRDELDDGTLLIMASLPITRFKMIFEKWLSLQLICLGYAIIVLFIPPLFGYVTGELGQLLTNAIYSALPYMFLTAIIIQFLLSSVAILLSLIIGSKGVIGILFILGFLSLIGALGPFIYNVSNNSNPSSIFLSFTSDSAKKKISLNSTNKNVFKNMTDIRGWDIWNLNSDGLTLKNSSNWGNFSLKYDLTNINKEAQKIIAEKPNVSSEGYRTYILTNASTYPLMNNLVSDHELTIDNVSLPKYSGGQNFTILENDNLGINLLSNFYENVKTKKPVTLSWKNNVVGDLGIKNFDTTNITTPEDKAILQLMNEWYQKELFTPNSKNYSVKRLIDLYDISKQITGTTFGNLFDLVSSSLNPPYESNNSKGLYFNDLSLNTIHYFTNNLISEILRPIQSFGKTNNDIDNVNKAIDKIKKQELSYRLMGYLNIWQQWMVMWTGNKGTNGFLPMLPLNNFLTSQLYPVKYQSGSDIFTTYSIGANFAAPVEIVNLPVMISVYTIFSLGIAALSVWSITRKDFV